One stretch of Rhinatrema bivittatum chromosome 8, aRhiBiv1.1, whole genome shotgun sequence DNA includes these proteins:
- the SPACA9 gene encoding sperm acrosome-associated protein 9 isoform X1, with amino-acid sequence MCEAPQTLKNLEDRCKVFRQQQFIFIRALDNARENAHDKINPVKNISQVQHYLDNNCHNLTDKRILNMFLDTCSDLNKYCTRMETKHPETNKSGAPVSKCKTLLHPTSDLTSVRAKYPHDVVNRLSCDEAKNFYGGIVSVIPMALDFIKDGVAQIEKPRHDPL; translated from the exons ATGTGTGAGGCACCGCAGACCCTGAAGAACCTGGAGGACCGCTGCAAAGTCTTCCGGCAGCAGCAGTTCATATTTATCAGAGCCCTAGATAATGCTCGAGAAAATGCTCATGACAAGATCAATCCTGTGAAAAACATTAGCCAG GTGCAGCACTACTTGGATAATAATTGTCATAACCTGACTGACAAACGCATCCTCAATATGTTCCTGGATACCTGCTCAGACCTGAACAAGTACTGCACAAGAATGGAAACCAAGCACCCTGAAACCAACAAGTCAGGGGCACCTGTCTCCAAATGCAAAACGCTCCTGCACCCCACTTCTGATCTCACTTCTGTCCGGGCCAA ATACCCCCATGATGTAGTGAATCGCTTGAGCTGTGATGAGGCCAAGAACTTTTATGGAGGCATAGTAAGCGTTATTCCTATGGCACTGGATTTCATCAAGGATGGAGTAGCCCAAATAGAAAAGCCACGGCACGACCCGCTG TAA
- the SPACA9 gene encoding sperm acrosome-associated protein 9 isoform X2 translates to MCEAPQTLKNLEDRCKVFRQQQFIFIRALDNARENAHDKINPVKNISQVQHYLDNNCHNLTDKRILNMFLDTCSDLNKYCTRMETKHPETNKSGAPVSKCKTLLHPTSDLTSVRAKYPHDVVNRLSCDEAKNFYGGI, encoded by the exons ATGTGTGAGGCACCGCAGACCCTGAAGAACCTGGAGGACCGCTGCAAAGTCTTCCGGCAGCAGCAGTTCATATTTATCAGAGCCCTAGATAATGCTCGAGAAAATGCTCATGACAAGATCAATCCTGTGAAAAACATTAGCCAG GTGCAGCACTACTTGGATAATAATTGTCATAACCTGACTGACAAACGCATCCTCAATATGTTCCTGGATACCTGCTCAGACCTGAACAAGTACTGCACAAGAATGGAAACCAAGCACCCTGAAACCAACAAGTCAGGGGCACCTGTCTCCAAATGCAAAACGCTCCTGCACCCCACTTCTGATCTCACTTCTGTCCGGGCCAA ATACCCCCATGATGTAGTGAATCGCTTGAGCTGTGATGAGGCCAAGAACTTTTATGGAGGCATA TAA